A section of the Triticum dicoccoides isolate Atlit2015 ecotype Zavitan chromosome 7A, WEW_v2.0, whole genome shotgun sequence genome encodes:
- the LOC119329785 gene encoding mitogen-activated protein kinase kinase 2-like has product MPMKKPGKLALPSQDSTIGKFLTQSGTFKDGDLLVNKDGLRIVPQSEEGEAPPIKPLDNNHQLSIDDLDSIKVIGKGNSGTVQLVRHKWTGQFFALKVIQLNIQESIRKQMAQELKISLFTQCQYVVTCYQCFYVNGVISIALEYMDGGSLADFLKAVRTVPEAYLAAICKQVLKGLMYLHHEKRVIHRDLKPSNILINHRGEVKISDFGVSAIISSSSAQRDTFTGTFNYMAPERISGQKHGYMSDIWSLGLVMLECATGNFPYPPRESFYELLEAVVDQPSPSAPSDQFSPEFCSFISACIQKNAADRSSAQTLSAHPFLSMYDDLNIDLSDYFTTAGSPLATFKQIAL; this is encoded by the exons ATGCCGATGAAGAAACCGGGCAAGCTCGCGCTGCCCTCCCAGGACTCCACCATCGGCAAGTTCCT GACGCAGAGCGGCACGTTCAAGGACGGGGACCTGCTCGTCAACAAGGacgggctccgcatcgtcccccagAGCGAGGAAGGCGAG GCTCCCCCTATCAAGCCGTTGGATAATAATCATCAGCTGAGCATAGACGATCTAGATTCAATCAAAGTGATCGGGAAAGGTAATAGCGGAACCGTGCAATTGGTGCGCCACAAATGGACCGGCCAGTTTTTTGCTCTCAAG GTTATACAGCTCAATATTCAGGAAAGCATACGCAAGCAGATGGCCCAGGAGCTGAAAATAAGCTTGTTTACACAGTGCCAGTATGTTGTCACATGCTATCAGTGTTTCTATGTCAATGGTGTTATTTCTATTGCTTTGGAGTATATGGATGGTGGCTCTCTCGCTGATTTCCTCAAGGCTGTTAGAACCGTTCCAGAGGCCTACCTTGCTGCAATTTGTAAGCAG GTGTTGAAAGGGCTGATGTACTTGCACCACGAGAAGCGCGTTATACACCGAGATCTGAAACCATCGAATATATTGATAAATCATAGGGGTGAAGTAAAGATATCAGATTTTGGTGTTAGTGCCATCATCTCGAGTTCTTCCGCACAGCGAGATACATTTACTGGCACATTTAACTACATGGCG CCTGAAAGAATCAGTGGGCAGAAACATGGTTATATGAGTGATATCTGGAGCTTGGGCCTAGTTATGCTGGAATGTGCCACTGGCAATTTCCCATATCCTCCTCGTGAAAGCTTTTATGAACTTCTTGAAGCTGTTGTCGACCAACCATCACCTTCTGCACCATCAGATCAGTTTTCACCAGAGTTTTGTTCATTCATTTCTGCTTG TATCCAGAAAAATGCTGCAGATAGGTCATCTGCCCAAACCCTATCA GCTCATCCATTCCTGAGCATGTACGATGACCTGAACATCGATCTTTCTGACTACTTCACGACCGCAGGATCACCACTTGCCACCTTCAA GCAAATCGCATTGTGA